From Desulfovibrio sp. TomC, a single genomic window includes:
- a CDS encoding alpha/beta hydrolase, with the protein MKYVTIACIAAMLAYCGYLTMLYVGQDRMVFPGRAANPGRVDEIKHYYPRLEPFDLPAADGTMLRGYYLPRQRDGRLQPAVLYFSGNAEEQTGFFLWSPNELRAYTVAGVDYRGYGGSDGKPSEALVKADALAVYDALMQKLGPDGRIVVMGRSLGSGVAAFVAANRPVAGVILVTPYDSLAAVGQAAHPLAPVRLLMKHPFDTAPDAARITAPSLFLVAGDDRLIPPVHAERLSALWPGPKTYEVIAAATHNNIIDNPQYWNIIREFLKGCLG; encoded by the coding sequence ATGAAATACGTCACCATTGCCTGTATCGCGGCCATGCTGGCCTACTGCGGCTATCTGACCATGCTCTATGTCGGCCAGGACAGGATGGTTTTCCCCGGCCGGGCGGCCAATCCGGGCCGGGTGGACGAGATCAAGCATTATTACCCGCGGTTGGAACCGTTTGATCTGCCGGCTGCTGACGGGACGATGCTTCGCGGCTATTATCTGCCGCGCCAGCGCGACGGCCGCCTGCAGCCCGCGGTGCTCTATTTTTCCGGCAACGCCGAGGAACAGACCGGCTTTTTCCTATGGTCGCCCAACGAACTGCGGGCCTACACCGTGGCCGGCGTGGACTATCGGGGCTATGGCGGCTCTGACGGCAAACCGTCCGAGGCGCTCGTCAAAGCCGATGCCCTGGCCGTCTACGACGCGCTCATGCAAAAGCTCGGCCCGGACGGGCGCATCGTGGTCATGGGCCGCAGCCTTGGCTCGGGCGTGGCCGCCTTTGTCGCGGCCAACCGACCGGTGGCCGGCGTCATTTTGGTCACGCCCTACGACTCCCTGGCCGCCGTGGGACAGGCCGCCCATCCCCTGGCCCCGGTGCGGCTTTTAATGAAACACCCCTTTGACACAGCCCCGGATGCGGCCCGGATCACGGCTCCGAGCCTGTTTCTGGTGGCCGGCGACGACCGTCTCATCCCGCCGGTCCATGCCGAGCGGTTGTCAGCGCTGTGGCCCGGACCCAAGACCTACGAGGTCATTGCCGCCGCCACGCACAACAACATCATCGACAATCCTCAATACTGGAACATCATTCGGGAATTTCTCAAAGGGTGCCTGGGCTAA